The Faecalibacterium prausnitzii genome includes a window with the following:
- a CDS encoding YidC/Oxa1 family membrane protein insertase encodes MDEDMNPLYILGWPLGYVMEWIYKLIPNYGWDIILFTLLITLVKIPLQINQQKSMARMSAYQPLVADIQKKYRDKPDKQQEELMKLQEQGYKPTAGCMPMLVNFLVMFGVIEVVYRPLQRIFHIGADALTAAGEALTTLGISFTTVTRDTNIIAQVIAGESTVTSCFTPDQVSTITEFGQHMDFFGIDLTRVPQYSLAAENLPLLIFPVLAIVTMFISTHISMKASGQQMQGSMKLTMYMMPLMYLFFCFTVPCAFSLYYVVSNILMTVQSIIMKKIYDPEKVKAEVLAEMAARKKEQKRGVKSTTIKVTDEKTGETVEKNISASEMNKRRLEYARQLDAERYKDERTVPLSELNKKEEE; translated from the coding sequence ATGGACGAAGATATGAATCCTTTATACATCCTCGGCTGGCCTCTCGGCTATGTAATGGAGTGGATCTACAAGCTGATCCCGAACTATGGCTGGGACATCATCCTGTTCACCCTGCTGATCACGCTCGTCAAGATCCCGCTGCAGATCAACCAGCAGAAGAGCATGGCCCGGATGTCCGCCTACCAGCCTCTGGTCGCCGACATCCAGAAGAAGTACCGCGACAAGCCCGACAAGCAGCAGGAAGAGCTGATGAAGCTGCAGGAGCAGGGCTACAAGCCCACCGCAGGCTGTATGCCCATGCTGGTCAACTTCCTGGTCATGTTCGGCGTCATCGAGGTCGTGTACCGCCCGCTGCAGCGCATCTTCCACATCGGTGCCGATGCCCTGACCGCTGCCGGTGAGGCCCTGACGACCCTTGGCATCAGCTTTACCACCGTGACCCGCGACACCAACATCATCGCGCAGGTCATTGCGGGCGAGAGCACTGTCACCAGCTGCTTCACCCCGGATCAGGTCAGCACCATCACCGAGTTCGGCCAGCACATGGATTTCTTCGGCATCGACCTGACCCGTGTGCCCCAGTACAGCCTGGCCGCAGAGAACCTGCCCCTGCTGATCTTCCCCGTCCTGGCCATCGTGACCATGTTCATCTCCACCCACATCAGCATGAAGGCCTCCGGCCAGCAGATGCAGGGCAGCATGAAGCTGACCATGTATATGATGCCGCTGATGTATCTGTTCTTCTGCTTCACGGTCCCCTGCGCATTCTCCCTGTACTATGTCGTCTCCAACATCCTCATGACTGTGCAGAGCATCATCATGAAGAAGATCTACGACCCCGAAAAGGTGAAGGCTGAAGTTCTGGCGGAGATGGCAGCCCGCAAAAAGGAGCAGAAGCGCGGTGTGAAGAGCACCACCATCAAGGTCACGGACGAGAAGACCGGCGAGACGGTCGAGAAGAACATCTCCGCCAGCGAGATGAACAAGCGCCGCCTGGAGTATGCCCGCCAGCTGGACGCAGAGCGCTACAAGGACGAGCGCACCGTTCCGCTGAGCGAGCTGAACAAGAAAGAGGAGGAATAA